In Quercus robur chromosome 10, dhQueRobu3.1, whole genome shotgun sequence, a genomic segment contains:
- the LOC126702719 gene encoding nuclear intron maturase 4, mitochondrial isoform X1 has translation MRLLGLPIVCKAHAILQSMNVAEVISSFSTIIGKSAGRLQSCVEYSSSTAANKDTDREIGKMTLAENLACLVEESSCVNERKPKSRMELKRSFELRIKKRVKEQYMNQKFQDLMAKVIANPETLQDAYNCIRLNSNVDTSLDYDRTPFESIAEELCSGSFDVNANTFSISTKGARKETLVLPNLKLKVVQEAIRIVLEVVYKPHFSKISHGCRSGRGHSSALKYISKEISRTDWWFTLCINKKLDACILAKLKSIMEDKIEDPSLHAIIWSMFDSQVLNLEFGGFPKGHGLPQEGVLSPILINIYLDLFDREFYRLSMKYEALNPCFHTDQDESYSKLRSWFRRQLKGNDLNCKSEENVSLRVHCCRFMDEIFFAVSGSKDVALGFKSEILNYLQNSLHLDVDNETEILPCEGPQGIRFLGYLVRRRVRESPAVKAIHKLKEKVELFSLQKEEAWNAGTVRIGKKWLGHGLKKVKESEIKHLADSKSVLSQVSCFRKAGMETDHWYKLLLKIWMQDVRAKAAKSEEIILSKYVAEPSLPQELKDSFYEFQRRAKEYVSSETSSTLALLPNSSSNKSDTITEIIAPVNAIKKRLLRYGLATYEGYARTTSLLILQDNTQIIDWFSGIVCRWLRWYCECDNFSEVKLLISDQLRKSCIRTLAAKYRIYENDIEKRFDSELSRIPSTEEIEQEMANETSDTQAFDNDEALMYGISYSGLSLLSLARVVSESRPCNCFVMGCPSPAPCVYTLHVMERQKFPGWKTGFSSCIHPSLNRRRIGLCKQHLKDLYLGQISLQSIDFGAWK, from the exons ATGAGGCTTCTGGGGTTGCCAATTGTTTGCAAAGCACATGCTATACTTCAAAGCATGAACGTTGCTGAAGTCATTTCATCGTTTTCGACAATTATAG GTAAATCTGCTGGAAGATTACAGTCTTGTGTAGAATATTCTTCTTCCACTGCTGCTAATAAAGACACTGACAGGGAGATTGGAAAAATGACATTGGCGGAGAACTTAGCCTGTCTTGTTGAAGAATCTTCTTGTGTTAACGAGAGAAAACCCAAGAGTCGAATGGAGCTCAAGAGGTCTTTTGAACTCCGCATAAAGAAGAGGGTGAAGGAGCAATACATGAATCAGAAGTTTCAAGACCTAATGGCCAAAGTGATTGCCAATCCAGAAACTCTTCAGGATGCTTACAATTGTATAAGGCTAAACTCAAATGTAGATACATCATTAGATTATGACAGAACCCCATTTGAATCCATTGCTGAAGAGCTTTGTAGTGGGAGTTTTGATGTCAATGCCAATACCTTCTCTATCTCAACAAAGGGTGCAAGGAAAGAAACCCTTGTCCTCCCCAATCTAAAGTTGAAAGTTGTTCAGGAAGCCATCAGAATAGTTCTAGAAGTTGTTTACAAACCCCACTTTTCTAAGATTTCTCATGGTTGTCGAAGTGGGAGGGGACACTCCTCGGCATTGAAGTACATCAGCAAAGAGATCTCTAGAACTGATTGGTGGTTTACATTATGCATAAATAAAAAGCTGGATGCTTGCATTCTTGCCAAGCTCAAATCAATAATGGAGGACAAGATAGAAGATCCCAGCTTGCATGCTATCATTTGGAGCATGTTTGATTCCCAGGTACTCAATTTGGAGTTTGGGGGTTTTCCTAAAGGCCATGGTCTGCCACAAGAGGGAGTTTTGTCTCCAATactaataaatatatatcttGACCTCTTTGACCGTGAATTTTACAGATTGTCAATGAAATATGAAGCTCTAAATCCATGTTTTCATACTGATCAAGATGAGTCCTATTCCAAGCTGCGCAGTTGGTTTAGGAGACAGCTGAAAGGCAATGATCTCAACTGCAAAAGTGAAGAGAATGTTAGTCTACGAGTTCATTGTTGTCGCTTCATGGATGAGATATTTTTTGCGGTCTCTGGTTCCAAAGATGTTGCTCTTGGTTTTAAGTCTGAGATTCTTAATTACTTGCAGAATTCTTTGCACTTGGATGTTGACAATGAAACAGAAATATTACCATGTGAGGGACCTCAGGGGATTCGCTTTCTGGGCTATTTGGTTAGAAGAAGAGTTAGAGAAAGTCCTGCTGTAAAAGCCATTCACAAGTTAAAGGAAAAGGttgaattattttctttacaaaaagAAGAGGCGTGGAATGCCGGGACTGTTAGGATTGGTAAGAAATGGCTAGGTCATGGTTTGAAGAAGGTTAAAGAGTCTGAAATCAAGCATTTAGCTGACAGTAAGTCTGTTTTGAGCCAAGTTTCCTGTTTTCGTAAAGCTGGGATGGAAACTGATCATTGGTACAAGCTCTTACTGAAGATATGGATGCAAGATGTTAGAGCCAAAGCAGCAAAGAGCGAGGAAATTATCCTTTCTAAGTATGTTGCAGAACCATCTCTTCCTCAAGAGCTGAAGGACTCCTTTTATGAATTTCAGAGGCGTGCTAAAGAATATGTTTCATCTGAGACATCTTCTACTCTCGCTCTCTTGCCGAATTCTAGCTCTAACAAATCTGACACAATCACAGAGATTATTGCTCCTGTTAATGCTATAAAAAAGAGGCTTTTACGATATGGATTGGCTACATATGAAGGGTATGCCCGTACAACTTCTCTGCTTATTTTACAAGATAACACCCAGATTATTGACTGGTTTTCAGGTATTGTTTGCCGTTGGCTTAGATGGTATTGTGAATGTGATAATTTTAGTGAGGTAAAGCTCTTAATTTCTGATCAACTTAGGAAATCTTGCATTCGTACTCTAGCGGCAAAATACCGGATATATGAAAATGATATAGAAAAGCGATTTGACTCAGAATTGAGTAGGATTCCATCTACTGAAGAAATAGAGCAAGAGATGGCCAATGAGACATCAGATACCCAAGCTTTTGATAATGATGAGGCTTTAATGTATGGGATATCTTATAGTGGTTTGTCTTTACTTTCCCTAGCAAGAGTGGTGAGCGAGTCACGGCCTTGCAATTGTTTTGTTATGGGATGTCCGTCTCCAGCACCATGTGTATATACACTTCATGTGATGGAAAGGCAGAAGTTCCCAGGCTGGAAGACAGGGTTCTCAAGCTGTATTCATCCCAGCTTGAATAGAAGGCGGATTGGGTTGTGTAAGCAGCATTTAAAAGATTTGTATCTTGGTCAAATATCACTTCAGTCCATTGA
- the LOC126702719 gene encoding nuclear intron maturase 4, mitochondrial isoform X2 gives MTLAENLACLVEESSCVNERKPKSRMELKRSFELRIKKRVKEQYMNQKFQDLMAKVIANPETLQDAYNCIRLNSNVDTSLDYDRTPFESIAEELCSGSFDVNANTFSISTKGARKETLVLPNLKLKVVQEAIRIVLEVVYKPHFSKISHGCRSGRGHSSALKYISKEISRTDWWFTLCINKKLDACILAKLKSIMEDKIEDPSLHAIIWSMFDSQVLNLEFGGFPKGHGLPQEGVLSPILINIYLDLFDREFYRLSMKYEALNPCFHTDQDESYSKLRSWFRRQLKGNDLNCKSEENVSLRVHCCRFMDEIFFAVSGSKDVALGFKSEILNYLQNSLHLDVDNETEILPCEGPQGIRFLGYLVRRRVRESPAVKAIHKLKEKVELFSLQKEEAWNAGTVRIGKKWLGHGLKKVKESEIKHLADSKSVLSQVSCFRKAGMETDHWYKLLLKIWMQDVRAKAAKSEEIILSKYVAEPSLPQELKDSFYEFQRRAKEYVSSETSSTLALLPNSSSNKSDTITEIIAPVNAIKKRLLRYGLATYEGYARTTSLLILQDNTQIIDWFSGIVCRWLRWYCECDNFSEVKLLISDQLRKSCIRTLAAKYRIYENDIEKRFDSELSRIPSTEEIEQEMANETSDTQAFDNDEALMYGISYSGLSLLSLARVVSESRPCNCFVMGCPSPAPCVYTLHVMERQKFPGWKTGFSSCIHPSLNRRRIGLCKQHLKDLYLGQISLQSIDFGAWK, from the coding sequence ATGACATTGGCGGAGAACTTAGCCTGTCTTGTTGAAGAATCTTCTTGTGTTAACGAGAGAAAACCCAAGAGTCGAATGGAGCTCAAGAGGTCTTTTGAACTCCGCATAAAGAAGAGGGTGAAGGAGCAATACATGAATCAGAAGTTTCAAGACCTAATGGCCAAAGTGATTGCCAATCCAGAAACTCTTCAGGATGCTTACAATTGTATAAGGCTAAACTCAAATGTAGATACATCATTAGATTATGACAGAACCCCATTTGAATCCATTGCTGAAGAGCTTTGTAGTGGGAGTTTTGATGTCAATGCCAATACCTTCTCTATCTCAACAAAGGGTGCAAGGAAAGAAACCCTTGTCCTCCCCAATCTAAAGTTGAAAGTTGTTCAGGAAGCCATCAGAATAGTTCTAGAAGTTGTTTACAAACCCCACTTTTCTAAGATTTCTCATGGTTGTCGAAGTGGGAGGGGACACTCCTCGGCATTGAAGTACATCAGCAAAGAGATCTCTAGAACTGATTGGTGGTTTACATTATGCATAAATAAAAAGCTGGATGCTTGCATTCTTGCCAAGCTCAAATCAATAATGGAGGACAAGATAGAAGATCCCAGCTTGCATGCTATCATTTGGAGCATGTTTGATTCCCAGGTACTCAATTTGGAGTTTGGGGGTTTTCCTAAAGGCCATGGTCTGCCACAAGAGGGAGTTTTGTCTCCAATactaataaatatatatcttGACCTCTTTGACCGTGAATTTTACAGATTGTCAATGAAATATGAAGCTCTAAATCCATGTTTTCATACTGATCAAGATGAGTCCTATTCCAAGCTGCGCAGTTGGTTTAGGAGACAGCTGAAAGGCAATGATCTCAACTGCAAAAGTGAAGAGAATGTTAGTCTACGAGTTCATTGTTGTCGCTTCATGGATGAGATATTTTTTGCGGTCTCTGGTTCCAAAGATGTTGCTCTTGGTTTTAAGTCTGAGATTCTTAATTACTTGCAGAATTCTTTGCACTTGGATGTTGACAATGAAACAGAAATATTACCATGTGAGGGACCTCAGGGGATTCGCTTTCTGGGCTATTTGGTTAGAAGAAGAGTTAGAGAAAGTCCTGCTGTAAAAGCCATTCACAAGTTAAAGGAAAAGGttgaattattttctttacaaaaagAAGAGGCGTGGAATGCCGGGACTGTTAGGATTGGTAAGAAATGGCTAGGTCATGGTTTGAAGAAGGTTAAAGAGTCTGAAATCAAGCATTTAGCTGACAGTAAGTCTGTTTTGAGCCAAGTTTCCTGTTTTCGTAAAGCTGGGATGGAAACTGATCATTGGTACAAGCTCTTACTGAAGATATGGATGCAAGATGTTAGAGCCAAAGCAGCAAAGAGCGAGGAAATTATCCTTTCTAAGTATGTTGCAGAACCATCTCTTCCTCAAGAGCTGAAGGACTCCTTTTATGAATTTCAGAGGCGTGCTAAAGAATATGTTTCATCTGAGACATCTTCTACTCTCGCTCTCTTGCCGAATTCTAGCTCTAACAAATCTGACACAATCACAGAGATTATTGCTCCTGTTAATGCTATAAAAAAGAGGCTTTTACGATATGGATTGGCTACATATGAAGGGTATGCCCGTACAACTTCTCTGCTTATTTTACAAGATAACACCCAGATTATTGACTGGTTTTCAGGTATTGTTTGCCGTTGGCTTAGATGGTATTGTGAATGTGATAATTTTAGTGAGGTAAAGCTCTTAATTTCTGATCAACTTAGGAAATCTTGCATTCGTACTCTAGCGGCAAAATACCGGATATATGAAAATGATATAGAAAAGCGATTTGACTCAGAATTGAGTAGGATTCCATCTACTGAAGAAATAGAGCAAGAGATGGCCAATGAGACATCAGATACCCAAGCTTTTGATAATGATGAGGCTTTAATGTATGGGATATCTTATAGTGGTTTGTCTTTACTTTCCCTAGCAAGAGTGGTGAGCGAGTCACGGCCTTGCAATTGTTTTGTTATGGGATGTCCGTCTCCAGCACCATGTGTATATACACTTCATGTGATGGAAAGGCAGAAGTTCCCAGGCTGGAAGACAGGGTTCTCAAGCTGTATTCATCCCAGCTTGAATAGAAGGCGGATTGGGTTGTGTAAGCAGCATTTAAAAGATTTGTATCTTGGTCAAATATCACTTCAGTCCATTGA